Genomic DNA from Endomicrobiales bacterium:
ATGGAAAATGCCTTTTGAGTAAAGAGCGCTCCGTAGAGTTCCCTCATATTGCATACCAAGTTTCACCATCACTCTTTCAGATGCGCTATTTTCCTGCATGCATTTTGCCGTAATTCTGACAAGAGTGAGTTTATTAAAAGCAAAACTGAAAAGTTCATTTAATGTTTCAACCATTAGCCCCTTTCCTCTAAAATCATTAGACAAAGCATAATTAGTTTCGGCGCTTTTATTATGCGTGTTTATATCAAAAAATCCAGCTGTGCCGATAAGTTTTTTGTCGTACTCTATAGCCCAGATGCATTCATTATCATGCGAGTTATTTAACATTAAATTAATAAAATCGATACTCTGTTCAATAGAAGTATGCGGGTTCCATAGGGTGTACTTGCTAACGATTGGATTTGATGCATAAGCAAACATATCCTTGGCATCGGATATGTTTAATGAACGAAGAATTAGATTTTTTGTTTTGAGGTTAGTTGGTTTCATTATCTATCATTTCTTTTAATATACTTTCAGTTGTTTGGGCTTCTTCTTGTGATATTTTTGAGATTGCAAAACCGGCATGTATTAAAACATAATCGTTAACTTTAGCAGAGGGCAATAGATCTAAGCGAATTTTGCGCTTTGCGCCGCCAAAATTTGCATCCGCACTGAGCCCTGTTATATTTAAAATTTTTGCTGGTATAGCCAAACACATATATTATCTCCCCGCCCAAGGCGGGTCAGCCTCGGGCTGACGGGATGACAGACAATTCTTATCTGTTTTTGTTATTTAAAATTCCCTGCAAGCCAAGCTTGGCCTAACGATATGCCGCCATCATTTGTTGGCACAAATTCATTTGTGTAGTAATTTGCACCCAAAGGTTCAAGTTTAGTTTTAAGTAATTCTAAAAGAACTTTGTTCTGAAACACTCCGCCACTAAAAATAACGGTTTTTGTTTCAAGTTCAATACTAAGCTTTTTAAACACATCAACAACAATTTGCGCAATCATTAAATGGAACT
This window encodes:
- a CDS encoding HypC/HybG/HupF family hydrogenase formation chaperone, whose amino-acid sequence is MCLAIPAKILNITGLSADANFGGAKRKIRLDLLPSAKVNDYVLIHAGFAISKISQEEAQTTESILKEMIDNETN
- a CDS encoding GNAT family N-acetyltransferase; this translates as MKPTNLKTKNLILRSLNISDAKDMFAYASNPIVSKYTLWNPHTSIEQSIDFINLMLNNSHDNECIWAIEYDKKLIGTAGFFDINTHNKSAETNYALSNDFRGKGLMVETLNELFSFAFNKLTLVRITAKCMQENSASERVMVKLGMQYEGTLRSALYSKGIFHNMKLYSILKKRL